One Triticum dicoccoides isolate Atlit2015 ecotype Zavitan chromosome 3B, WEW_v2.0, whole genome shotgun sequence genomic window, AAGATAATGACTGGAGATCACCAGCAAATTCTGGCCTGAAAAGAGAATAATTCAGGTTTCAAAGCATTGTATTGGAGTACTTGCTATATAAGGTGAGACAAGATGCACAAAATTACTCACCCTGCTGATCGAACTGCCTCTGCAATCATTGCATCTATAAcaacatctgccatggcagatcccAAGTTCTGTACAATCAACATTAGCGTAAAAATATTGCTTGAGCTCCTCAAATATTCTGATAGCCCAATGATAAGCCATGGAAATAGAGAAAGACCACTAGAAATGATCAAATAGGGTACACGCTTCCTCTGCTTAATTGGAATACATACAGTCCGACACAATCCTGCAAGCACAATTGATATATGGGTAAGTAAATAAAACCAGGATTTTTTTATTGAGCGTTCAGGAATATGTCCAGTAATGCATGTACCAACGCATATATGGATGTTGTACAGCTGTCAGCAACAAGTTGTGAACCTTTAACCACAACATGACAACTAATGTACTGAACATAGCCAGATGACAATGCTGCAAGATATTGGTAGACATAGTTGGATGAGAgattatttttggagagaaaagatTGGTTGTCTCTTCCTGAAACATAGATACATGGCATctatgtttttaaggcgacgcCTTGATTTAAGGCGCTGAGGGGGCGCTTCgacgcctaggcgacgcctaggcgcCTAAAGCGCAAAGCGCTGGGGGGGCGCCtcgacgcctaggcgtcgcctaggcgtcGCCTTACGGACGCCTTTAAAACATAGCATGGCATCTCTATCTATATAGTGGATGCTTAGATCTTTTGACTTTTCCTAGCACGATACAAACTCCGCATGGTTTGACTCCTTTAATCCTACACTTGCTAATACAATAGTTTTTCCTACAAGACTCTCCTTCCTCCCGTTTCCTTGGTGCTGCAAATCCTTGTCTGAcacgtgaccatcttctgctacagGCCTACGATGCACCTTTGTCCTTGGCCTCCTTGCCAGACAGCTGACTGCAACCGAACTCTCACTGGCTTGATGCAACATACTAATGCGTATAACAACACCACTACCAAAAAGCAGCGCAACTCTGTGGACACGGAAGTACTAGGGCAATATAGATCATGGACACTAGCTAGAAATCCGGTTATGAGTTTGATATTACACGGGCCTATGTACTAGAACCACTGAATGCCTTAATTTACAGCGACAAAGGTATTGAACAACAGATATGGGAAATACTTTCTGTCATGTGTTCCCTTTGGCATTTCCATGTTACTGTcatgttttcctcaaaaaaaaaatgttACTGTCATGTGCCCATGTACAAATGAACTGTTCTTGTTAATCAATTTTCTATTAAAGTAACTTGAATACAAGCTATGTTCAGATTGTTAGTGATTGGTTCTATTCATGGTAATCTGTAATTAATCAGAAATTGAAAAAAAAAACGTTTAGCTCTAGTGGAATAACTACGTATCTATAGCTCCTTAAAAGTCCAGTAATAAACTTGTGTTGTGGTGGACGCCAATATCAAACAATAGCTAAGCTTATGCCTGAAAAAGGCGTAATTCTGAAAACTGAGATGTAACACTCATGATATAGGCCAAGGACAAGAATGATTATTTTGCATCAACCAAGGTTAAATTGTTGGTAAGCTTCACTTCATATAAAGCAACGATCAAAAGGTAACATTACCCATATATAGGTTTTATGCTCCAAGGGAAAAATGCAGCAGAGACCAAAAACTGTGATGTTGAGGGTGACAGCTTCATGATGTCCTTCATTTGATATAAGACAGCTGTCTAGACAAAGGATCTGAAACCCTAAAACATTGAAGAATACATATTACAACGTTTCAAATGTTAACATGTTCTTATTTGTGAAGCATTCAAGAAAAACAAACAGATTTGAAGGAGGGCCTCTTTAGTTATGCTGAATTCAGACATGGAATTTGCAACCGAGACATATCAACAAAGCATGCAAGTTGAACAAGTGCTAATGATATGAATGAACAACCTTGGCCCTCTACATGACACCTTAAGGTATTTGACATGACACCAAGGCTCACTATCCCGTGCAATTATCACATCAAGTAGTTTTAAGGCATCACAATCCAAGACAAGACTCGCCAACACTTTGATAGTTTTGCATTTCCATGGGGCAGAGAATGATTTATTGATTCTAATCGAATTTCTTAAGCGCAATTGAGTCTCTATACAGACAGTGACTGATTTGGCAGCACATAAACGCTAGACGTCCATCTCAAGCTACTCTGGCAGCACGGGCTTCACATTCGCAACAAGATAAAATTAGTGTGATGTCTACAAAAAGAATATTCAAAATAGGGATCCAGGCATCCTTCATCTTGCGTGTTCTGGAAACATAAATTACGAAATGATCCTACGGACACACATATGAGCGGCAGATCTATCTAAATCAACGGTGCTTGTGCGGAGAAATGGGTGCGATTACGATGAGCGTCAAGGTGCCGGAGAGAGGAAGAGATCAGGAGAAGGGACATAACTAAAAAGAATTTCTATTGATAATACTAATTCAGACACCAAATACATTCGATTCCAGAGACCAATTCACACCTAGACTGGCTAGAATCAGCCAAGCTAAGCTCTGATTCTGATGGCTAGCACGATTTACACTAACAGCTGAGCTACACTGATTCTGGTGCCCTGCCATGGGTGGTTCATTCAGTTGGTCCATACGAAGTAGGGGCACACGGGTCCCATGGCCGGCGTCCAGTTGCCACACCCGAAGAAGCACTTGCCCTGCATCGGCCCTGGCACGGACACCACGCCTCCTCTGGTCGGTACCCTGCAGTAGCAGAAGCACGTCGCAGAGGAGCCGCCGCAGGGGCTTATCATGTGTGGCTGCGGCGGCTGCTGCTTCTGCTGGATCAGCGGCGGCGCCAGTGCCGATGAGCCACCGCAAGGTCTTGTGCGAAGCTGCGGCGACTGCTGCTTCTGCTGGATCATCGGCAGCGGCGCCAGCACAGATGAGCCACCGCAAGAGCTTGTGAGAAGCTGCGGGGGCTGCTCCTTCTGctggatcggcggcggcggcgccagcgaACCGGTGATGGTCATCTTGACCCCGCGCCGCATCAGCTCAACAAGAAGCCGCGCCGTGTTGCGCGCGTCGTCCAGTCCGCAGTGCAGGCGGCCCTCCCAGTCCAGTCCCGCTGCCCTGACCGCCTCCTGGAGGGTGACCCGCCCTCCGCCGCCGAGCGCAGCCTGGAAGGGGACCCTCAGGTTGATCCAGCGATCGAAGTAGGAGGGCTTCTCTATCCCCTTGAAGCGGCACTCGGACTCGAGCATGGTGCGGCAATCCCAATCTCCCCAGATCACGACGGCCAAGCTCCCTCcccccgccgtcgccgccttcAGCCAAGAGTCGTGCATCCAGAGCGCCTCGCCGAGATCCACGCCGCCGTCGACGTCCTCCTGCCGGATGCCGGTGAGTTCCCTGCAAAATTGGGTCAGCACAGGGTGATGTTTTGGACGAACGTACCTGCGAAACGCGGACTCGATGCGGCCGGTGGCGCCGTCGACGAGCACGGCGGGGAACTCAATGATTTCCTGCGGAAAGATCCGCGCGTCTTTCACGCACGTCGCCTCGAAGTCCACCACCACGAAGAAGTCGAAATCTTGCACCTGCCCCTGCCCGCGCGCCGCCATGATCGCTGCCATGTTCGACGAGGTGCGCGCAAACTCCGAGAATCGAGATCGGGGAAACTAGGGCGGGGAAGATCGGGGGAAGAGGGAATCGAGAACTAGGGCAGCGAAGGTCGGGGAAAGTTGGGATCGAGATCTGATTTGTTTTCTCCTCACGCTTGGGGCAGGCACAATTTCTAATCCAATCCGATACTTGTCGGATTGGCGCGCTTTTTTTTCTTGACGTGGTTGGCgctattcttttttttttgcgggggcgcTATTTCTAATCCAATCGACAAATCAAAGGATGTGAGAGCAACTCCGGACATAACGCACCGATCAAAACGGCCGCGCGTCCGTTTGTCGTTCGCCTGCCGATTCATTTCCGGCTTTTTTTGTGTGCTGACATGTGTGCTGACCGCTGGCGAATGCGCCAACATACTGTGTGGTGATATGTTTTGAAGCCGGTATTGTATGCcggcgctggcatggtgccggcatgagacatggcTGGCCGCATGATCTATGGCCGCGGGCCTTTTTTAAAAATTAAGTGCGAACATGAAATGGATCGGGGCGTTgagcgcactgccgacccaaatctaAAATAGGACGGATGCCGAGCGGGCGGGcgacccaaacagacaaaaagGACAAATGTGTCGTCTATTTGGGTCGgcctgtttgagttgctctgatTAGCGGGAAAAGGATCAATGGATGTGCTAGAAGACTCGTTTGACTCTTCTCCACTTTCACGTGTTCATGTTTAGTTGGTTTTGTTGGAATGTCCAAAAAAGTTGGTTTTGTTGGAGTTTCTTTTTGATGTATCTCACTACTGGGTTACTTCTACTCTACTCTAGAGCCTGAGAGCATCTACAGCCGAACACCCCAACCACGCGTTAAATGTCTGGGCGAACGATCCGGTCATTAACCAGTCAAAAAAGACCTACTCGGGCGTCTCAAACTGCCCTTAAATCATCAAGTTGTTCGGAGCCCTCATATTGAGCCCAAATGTAGGACCGATA contains:
- the LOC119275649 gene encoding ERI1 exoribonuclease 2-like, encoding MAAIMAARGQGQVQDFDFFVVVDFEATCVKDARIFPQEIIEFPAVLVDGATGRIESAFRRYVRPKHHPVLTQFCRELTGIRQEDVDGGVDLGEALWMHDSWLKAATAGGGSLAVVIWGDWDCRTMLESECRFKGIEKPSYFDRWINLRVPFQAALGGGGRVTLQEAVRAAGLDWEGRLHCGLDDARNTARLLVELMRRGVKMTITGSLAPPPPIQQKEQPPQLLTSSCGGSSVLAPLPMIQQKQQSPQLRTRPCGGSSALAPPLIQQKQQPPQPHMISPCGGSSATCFCYCRVPTRGGVVSVPGPMQGKCFFGCGNWTPAMGPVCPYFVWTN